The proteins below come from a single Malus domestica chromosome 03, GDT2T_hap1 genomic window:
- the LOC103427173 gene encoding uncharacterized protein produces the protein MEELGSLWTTNPESAEELKQKLLYTTLELESVKTRATEEIRKSEENVKKLVDLLNVAYKERQDAVDQLQKLVNKIMPSSPMELPLNMFPHESTLLLPTKANSSITESNSLSETYNPQKSHASSSVDSLFDAVSSPEFSNMNMAESGCIPLVKQQPLVQEYNGIVSAGVVSSGMIKPDPASQVIDNFVKGKILPQQGKLLQTVMQAGPLLQTLLVSGPMPRWRNPPPLQPFKIPPVSIQGCEAAASFNQKPVGNASYVVHKPINSASYPEMSRGFSQTCSASLLNFNNGGASVSCLNNARMLPSNSGIDHQFSIGKRQRLQ, from the exons ATGGAGGAACTGGGTTCTCTGTGGACTACTAATCCTGAG AGCGCTGAGGAGTTGAAGCAGAAGCTTCTGTACACAACCCTTGAGCTAGAATCTGTAAAAACACGCGCAACGGAAGAAATCCGGAAAAGCGAGGAGAATGTGAAGAAACTAGTCGATCTTCTAAACGTTGCATACAAAGAAAGACAAGATGCCGTGGATCAGCTACAAAAGCTCGTAAACAAGATCATGCCTTCAAGTCCAATGGAACTCCCCCTCAACATGTTTCCTCATGAAAGTACACTTTTGCTTCCCACCAAAGCAAACTCAAGCATAACTGAATCCAACAGCCTCTCTGAAACCTACAATCCCCAAAAATCGCACGCCTCTTCCTCTGTGGACTCCTTATTTGATGCGGTTTCTTCACCCGAGTTTTCAAACATGAACATGGCTGAATCTGGCTGCATCCCTTTAGTGAAGCAGCAGCCTCTGGTGCAAGAATATAATGGCATTGTATCTGCTGGTGTAGTCTCTTCAGGGATGATCAAACCCGACCCGGCTTCTCAAGTGATTGACAATTTTGTTAAAGGAAAGATTTTGCCTCAACAGGGCAAGCTCTTGCAGACTGTGATGCAAGCCGGTCCACTGCTCCAGACACTTCTTGTTTCCGGGCCAATGCCTCGTTGGCGAAACCCCCCTCCTTTGCAGCCCTTCAAAATCCCACCTGTTTCAATCCAAGGCTGTGAAGCTGCTGCAAGCTTCAACCAGAAACCAGTGGGAAATGCTAGTTATGTTGTCCATAAGCCAATCAACTCCGCGTCATATCCTGAGATGTCTCGCGGGTTTTCGCAGACATGTTCGGCTTCCTTGTTGAACTTCAACAACGGTGGTGCTTCTGTTTCATGCCTGAACAATGCAAGGATGTTGCCTTCGAATTCCGGCATTGACCACCAATTTTCGATTGGCAAGCGGCAGAGGCTTCAATGA
- the LOC139194636 gene encoding RING-H2 finger protein ATL1-like, producing the protein MSSGSLDPNWKSWIIASAATIGTFTLLFFIYYKILRLLCRRLESAGFSRNPSQSRVQSEFNLDDPSLQFHRNGLDFSIARSLPVTQFKKKDEAEAADRSPGQNNTDCAICLGEFEDGDWLKELPKCSHEFHISCIDAWFVSHSNCPICRSQVYDLMRDPPVPRQTPEETLSRDEVEERVAHFELLRSAVIDVIRHRGDLMT; encoded by the coding sequence ATGTCTTCAGGCTCCCTAGATCCAAATTGGAAATCATGGATCATAGCTTCTGCTGCTACTATTGGCACCTTCACCCTCCTCTTCTTCATTTACTACAAGATACTCCGACTGCTTTGTAGACGACTTGAGAGCGCGGGCTTCTCGAGAAACCCGAGCCAAAGTCGTGTACAGAGCGAATTCAACCTAGACGATCCCTCGCTGCAGTTTCATCGCAACGGACTTGACTTCTCGATTGCCCGGTCTCTTCCCGTGACTCAGTTCAAGAAGAAAGATGAAGCTGAGGCTGCAGACCGGAGCCCCGGCCAGAACAACACAGACTGCGCAATCTGCTTGGGGGAATTCGAAGACGGGGACTGGCTAAAAGAACTACCGAAATGCTCCCATGAATTCCACATTTCTTGCATAGACGCTTGGTTTGTGTCTCACTCAAACTGTCCCATATGCAGATCACAGGTCTATGATTTGATGCGTGATCCTCCTGTTCCTAGGCAAACTCCAGAAGAAACATTGAGCCGAGACGAAGTTGAAGAAAGGGTGGCGCATTTCGAATTGCTGCGATCTGCCGTCATAGATGTAATCCGCCATCGTGGAGATCTCATGACATGA
- the LOC103421544 gene encoding large ribosomal subunit protein uL23y: protein MAPAKADVSKKAGPKSQAVKAARALKSGPIVKKVKKIRTSVTFHRPRTLKKERNPKYPRVSATPRNKLDHYQILKYPLTTESAMKKIEDNNTLVFIVDIRADKKKIKDAVKKMYDIQTKKVNTLIRPDGTKKAYVRLTPDYDALDVANKIGII from the exons ATGGCTCCAGCTAAAG CTGATGTTTCAAAAAAGGCTGGCCCAAAGTCACAAGCCGTGAAGGCTGCAAGGGCTTTGAAATCTGGACCTATTGTTAAGAAAGTTAAGAAGATCAGAACCTCAGTTACATTTCACCGCCCTAGGACATTGAAAAAGGAGAGGAACCCTAAGTACCCTCGTGTTAGTGCTACTCCGAGGAACAAGCTTGATCATTATCAGATACTGAAGTATCCTCTGACCACTGAGTCTGCAATGAAGAAGATTGAAGACAACAACACTTTGGTCTTTATTGTTGACATACGTGCtgacaaaaagaaaatcaaggATGCCGTGAAGAAGATGTACGACATTCAGACCAAGAAAGTGAATACCTTGATCAG GCCCGATGGTACCAAAAAGGCTTATGTTAGGCTGACCCCTGACTACGATGCTTTGGATGTGGCAAACAAAATTGGTATCATCTAA
- the LOC103427171 gene encoding monofunctional riboflavin biosynthesis protein RIBA 3, chloroplastic isoform X2, producing the protein MDSALAPHPLFPHILSSSSLHRSLAVRQCLFRQRWLNPTCWAIGVSGSSVGAAGNNLFGDANYLKGSENGSLLGGLDESASAGPFGTLDAEITPETVDFFVSDADGDPDCPSDGYSSIEQALNTFRQGKFVIVVDDENGEVEGNLVMAASFANPKNVAFMIKQGSGIVSVGMMEEDLERLELPLMSPETEDEDSSAPTFTITVDAKVGTSTGVSAADRAKTVAALSSNESKPEDFRRPGHVFPLKYRNGGVLRRAGHTEASVDLVVLAGLRPVSVLSAVVDADDGSMASLSNLRTLSLEHSIPIVSITDLIRYRRKREKLVERKAVSRLPTKWGLFQAYCYRSKLDGTEHVAVVKGSIGNGQDVLVRVHSECLTGDIFGSARCDCGNQLDLAMQLIEQAGRGVVVYLRGHEGRGIGLGHKLQAYNLQDQGHDTVQANIELGLAVDSREYGIGAQILRDIGVRTMRLMTNNPAKFTGLKGYGLAVVGRVPVLTPITEENKTYLETKRTKMGHVYGSDIQGLSDGLFINPNVNDQGLPESGNTEDSNYT; encoded by the exons ATGGACTCTGCTCTAGCTCCTCACCCCCTCTTCCCTCATATCCTCTCTAGCTCGAG CTTGCATCGATCTCTCGCAGTTCGTCAATGTCTGTTCCGGCAGAGGTGGTTAAATCCGACTTGTTGGGCTATTGGGGTGTCTGGAAGTAGTGTTGGAGCAGCTGGGAATAACCTCTTTGGTGATGCTAATTATTTGAAGGGGAGTGAAAATGGTTCTCTGTTGGGTGGGTTAGATGAGTCAGCTTCGGCAGGACCATTTGGGACGTTGGATGCGGAGATCACACCGGAGACCGTTGATTTCTTTGTTAGTGATGCTGATGGTGACCCTGATTGCCCATCTGACGGCTACTCTTCCATAGAGCAGGCGCTTAACACATTCCGCCAAGGAAAG TTTGTGATTGTTGTAGATGATGAAAATGGGGAAGTTGAAGGAAACCTAGTCATGGCCGCGTCGTTTGCGAACCCGAAAAACGTAGCGTTCATGATCAAGCAGGGGTCTGGGATTGTTTCAGTAGGCATGATGGAGGAGGATCTTGAAAGATTGGAGCTTCCTCTCATGTCACCGGAGACTGAAGATGAAGACTCTTCTGCTCCCACATTCACAATCACAGTG GATGCAAAAGTTGGAACATCAACCGGAGTCTCAGCTGCAGACAGGGCAAAAACTGTGGCTGCTCTTTCATCTAATGAGTCTAAACCGGAGGACTTCAGAAGGCCTGGCCATGTGTTTCCCCTCAAGTACCGAAATGGCGGGGTTCTTAGGAGAGCCGGTCACACTGAGGCTTCGGTTGATCTCGTTGTTCTGGCCGGCTTAAGGCCGGTGTCTGTTCTTTCAGCAGTAGTTGACGCCGATGACGGCTCTATGGCCTCTTTGTCCAATTTGAGGACATTGTCTCTGGAGCATTCCATTCCAATTGTCTCCATTACTGATTTGATCAG GTACAGGAGAAAGAGGGAAAAATTAGTTGAAAGAAAAGCCGTTTCGCGTCTACCTACGAAATGGGGTCTATTTCAAGCCTATTGCTATCGCTCGAAGCTAGACGGAACAGAACATGTTGCAGTTGTAAAG GGAAGCATTGGAAATGGACAAGATGTGCTAGTAAGAGTGCATTCGGAGTGTTTAACAGGAGATATTTTCGGATCAGCGCGGTGCGACTGTGGAAACCAGTTGGATTTGGCAATGCAGCTAATCGAACAAGCCGGTCGAGGAGTCGTTGTGTACCTCAGAGGTCATGAAGGAAGAGGCATTGGTCTAGGCCACAAACTTCAAGCCTATAATCTGCAGGATCAAGGCCATGACACCGTCCAGGCCAACATAGAACTCGGACTAGCTGTTGATTCTCGTGAATATGGGATTGGTGCCCAG ATATTGAGAGACATAGGGGTCCGAACGATGAGGCTAATGACGAACAACCCGGCAAAGTTCACCGGTCTAAAGGGATACGGGTTGGCCGTGGTCGGGAGGGTTCCGGTTTTGACACCAATCACAGAGGAAAACAAGACCTACTTGGAAACAAAAAGAACAAAGATGGGACATGTTTACGGTTCTGATATTCAAGGACTTTCAGATGGATTGTTCATCAACCCTAATGTAAATGACCAAGGTCTGCCGGAATCAGGAAATACCGAAGATTCAAATTATACGTAG
- the LOC103427171 gene encoding monofunctional riboflavin biosynthesis protein RIBA 3, chloroplastic isoform X1, which yields MDSALAPHPLFPHILSSSSLHRSLAVRQCLFRQRWLNPTCWAIGVSGSSVGAAGNNLFGDANYLKGSENGSLLGGLDESASAGPFGTLDAEITPETVDFFVSDADGDPDCPSDGYSSIEQALNTFRQGKFVIVVDDENGEVEGNLVMAASFANPKNVAFMIKQGSGIVSVGMMEEDLERLELPLMSPETEDEDSSAPTFTITVGLLCEWPSFFLVLKDAKVGTSTGVSAADRAKTVAALSSNESKPEDFRRPGHVFPLKYRNGGVLRRAGHTEASVDLVVLAGLRPVSVLSAVVDADDGSMASLSNLRTLSLEHSIPIVSITDLIRYRRKREKLVERKAVSRLPTKWGLFQAYCYRSKLDGTEHVAVVKGSIGNGQDVLVRVHSECLTGDIFGSARCDCGNQLDLAMQLIEQAGRGVVVYLRGHEGRGIGLGHKLQAYNLQDQGHDTVQANIELGLAVDSREYGIGAQILRDIGVRTMRLMTNNPAKFTGLKGYGLAVVGRVPVLTPITEENKTYLETKRTKMGHVYGSDIQGLSDGLFINPNVNDQGLPESGNTEDSNYT from the exons ATGGACTCTGCTCTAGCTCCTCACCCCCTCTTCCCTCATATCCTCTCTAGCTCGAG CTTGCATCGATCTCTCGCAGTTCGTCAATGTCTGTTCCGGCAGAGGTGGTTAAATCCGACTTGTTGGGCTATTGGGGTGTCTGGAAGTAGTGTTGGAGCAGCTGGGAATAACCTCTTTGGTGATGCTAATTATTTGAAGGGGAGTGAAAATGGTTCTCTGTTGGGTGGGTTAGATGAGTCAGCTTCGGCAGGACCATTTGGGACGTTGGATGCGGAGATCACACCGGAGACCGTTGATTTCTTTGTTAGTGATGCTGATGGTGACCCTGATTGCCCATCTGACGGCTACTCTTCCATAGAGCAGGCGCTTAACACATTCCGCCAAGGAAAG TTTGTGATTGTTGTAGATGATGAAAATGGGGAAGTTGAAGGAAACCTAGTCATGGCCGCGTCGTTTGCGAACCCGAAAAACGTAGCGTTCATGATCAAGCAGGGGTCTGGGATTGTTTCAGTAGGCATGATGGAGGAGGATCTTGAAAGATTGGAGCTTCCTCTCATGTCACCGGAGACTGAAGATGAAGACTCTTCTGCTCCCACATTCACAATCACAGTG GGCTTACTTTGTGAATGGCCttcttttttcttggttttaaagGATGCAAAAGTTGGAACATCAACCGGAGTCTCAGCTGCAGACAGGGCAAAAACTGTGGCTGCTCTTTCATCTAATGAGTCTAAACCGGAGGACTTCAGAAGGCCTGGCCATGTGTTTCCCCTCAAGTACCGAAATGGCGGGGTTCTTAGGAGAGCCGGTCACACTGAGGCTTCGGTTGATCTCGTTGTTCTGGCCGGCTTAAGGCCGGTGTCTGTTCTTTCAGCAGTAGTTGACGCCGATGACGGCTCTATGGCCTCTTTGTCCAATTTGAGGACATTGTCTCTGGAGCATTCCATTCCAATTGTCTCCATTACTGATTTGATCAG GTACAGGAGAAAGAGGGAAAAATTAGTTGAAAGAAAAGCCGTTTCGCGTCTACCTACGAAATGGGGTCTATTTCAAGCCTATTGCTATCGCTCGAAGCTAGACGGAACAGAACATGTTGCAGTTGTAAAG GGAAGCATTGGAAATGGACAAGATGTGCTAGTAAGAGTGCATTCGGAGTGTTTAACAGGAGATATTTTCGGATCAGCGCGGTGCGACTGTGGAAACCAGTTGGATTTGGCAATGCAGCTAATCGAACAAGCCGGTCGAGGAGTCGTTGTGTACCTCAGAGGTCATGAAGGAAGAGGCATTGGTCTAGGCCACAAACTTCAAGCCTATAATCTGCAGGATCAAGGCCATGACACCGTCCAGGCCAACATAGAACTCGGACTAGCTGTTGATTCTCGTGAATATGGGATTGGTGCCCAG ATATTGAGAGACATAGGGGTCCGAACGATGAGGCTAATGACGAACAACCCGGCAAAGTTCACCGGTCTAAAGGGATACGGGTTGGCCGTGGTCGGGAGGGTTCCGGTTTTGACACCAATCACAGAGGAAAACAAGACCTACTTGGAAACAAAAAGAACAAAGATGGGACATGTTTACGGTTCTGATATTCAAGGACTTTCAGATGGATTGTTCATCAACCCTAATGTAAATGACCAAGGTCTGCCGGAATCAGGAAATACCGAAGATTCAAATTATACGTAG